The following coding sequences are from one Paenibacillus sp. JDR-2 window:
- a CDS encoding ABC transporter permease: MANKMALTVRSTRFYNGMLNGLRSPIHLIGLAALLFLAYTIAWPVLKILYTTFLWRQQDVRLTGEANPGHFTLYHWTRVLASDISMNLFYKPILNSLGVGFAVSALSMLIGCGLAWLVVRTNVPWKKTIAFLAVIPYLLPSWIISQAWLTFFKNGKIGGTPGIMEALLHVSPPDWLSYGFVPIVVSLSIHDSVFFFLIVGAALSSMNSQLEEAASVTGAARWTILRRIVFPLVMPSILSGFILIFTKAISSYGVPALLGTPVNFYMISTMLYSSMRSRLTTEANVLSLTLMLISMLTIYLNQRVVGRRKSFVTVTGKDSAKTLTSLGRWRYPAAGTAAAVMILISVVPLLVLLFQSFMLKEGVYSLSNFTTHYWWGGSDPNINTGEKGVLQNDIFMLALKNSLYIAGVASVIAAVIGLILGYVVARGRQSWIGRMVDQVSFLPYLIPGISLAAIYISMFAKPTLIIPALYGTITLLILITVVKELPFTVKAGSASMMQIGKELEEAAQISGASWLTRFRRILLPLNRKSLMSAFLLVFIGAMKEMELIILLITPRTETLTTITFYYAEKGYEQLTNVILMIIIAIVITVYFLAVKFGKADLTQGIGGQ, encoded by the coding sequence TTGGCGAACAAAATGGCTCTAACCGTGAGAAGCACGCGGTTCTATAACGGGATGTTGAACGGGCTGAGGAGCCCTATTCATCTGATCGGGCTGGCGGCCTTGCTCTTCCTGGCGTATACGATCGCATGGCCGGTCCTAAAAATCCTGTATACGACCTTCTTATGGAGGCAGCAGGATGTCCGTCTGACGGGAGAAGCGAACCCGGGACATTTCACGCTGTACCATTGGACCCGCGTGCTGGCGAGCGATATAAGCATGAATTTGTTTTACAAGCCGATTCTTAATTCGCTTGGCGTTGGATTTGCCGTCTCGGCGCTGTCGATGCTGATCGGGTGCGGGTTGGCATGGCTGGTCGTGCGGACGAATGTACCTTGGAAAAAAACGATCGCGTTCCTGGCGGTCATCCCGTATCTGCTGCCGTCCTGGATTATCTCGCAGGCATGGCTCACTTTCTTCAAAAACGGCAAAATCGGCGGGACGCCCGGCATTATGGAGGCGCTCCTGCATGTGTCTCCGCCGGACTGGCTGTCCTACGGCTTTGTGCCAATCGTAGTGTCCCTGTCGATTCACGACAGCGTGTTCTTCTTCCTCATTGTGGGGGCGGCGCTTAGCTCGATGAACAGCCAGCTGGAAGAGGCGGCATCCGTGACGGGTGCGGCTCGGTGGACGATTTTGCGGCGGATTGTGTTTCCGCTCGTGATGCCATCGATTTTGTCCGGTTTTATTCTGATTTTCACCAAGGCAATCAGCTCCTATGGGGTTCCGGCCTTGCTCGGTACGCCCGTGAACTTCTATATGATCTCGACGATGCTCTATTCCAGCATGCGCTCGAGGCTGACGACCGAAGCCAATGTGCTTAGCTTAACGCTGATGCTGATCTCCATGCTTACGATTTATCTGAATCAACGGGTAGTGGGGCGGAGGAAAAGCTTCGTTACCGTAACGGGTAAAGACAGCGCCAAAACGCTGACCTCCCTTGGACGCTGGAGATATCCGGCGGCGGGGACGGCGGCGGCTGTGATGATCCTGATCTCCGTGGTGCCGCTGCTTGTGCTGCTGTTCCAATCTTTTATGCTGAAGGAAGGCGTCTATTCGCTCAGCAACTTCACCACGCATTACTGGTGGGGCGGCTCCGATCCGAACATTAACACCGGTGAGAAGGGCGTCCTGCAAAACGATATTTTTATGCTCGCGCTCAAAAACTCCCTGTACATCGCGGGAGTCGCCTCCGTCATAGCGGCGGTGATCGGGCTTATCTTGGGCTATGTTGTCGCAAGGGGCAGGCAGTCGTGGATCGGGCGGATGGTGGATCAGGTCTCTTTCCTGCCGTATCTCATTCCGGGCATCTCGCTTGCCGCGATCTATATCTCGATGTTTGCGAAGCCAACCTTAATCATTCCGGCTCTGTACGGGACGATTACGTTGCTCATATTAATTACCGTCGTAAAAGAACTGCCGTTCACCGTCAAAGCGGGCAGCGCCTCGATGATGCAGATCGGCAAGGAGCTGGAGGAAGCGGCGCAGATCAGCGGGGCTTCGTGGCTTACGCGGTTCCGAAGGATCCTGCTGCCGCTTAACCGAAAAAGCTTAATGTCGGCGTTTCTCCTCGTGTTTATCGGGGCGATGAAGGAGATGGAGCTTATCATTCTGCTGATCACGCCGCGCACGGAGACGCTGACGACCATTACCTTCTATTATGCCGAGAAGGGTTATGAGCAGCTGACGAACGTCATCCTGATGATCATTATCGCGATCGTCATTACGGTATATTTCCTCGCGGTTAAGTTCGGCAAGGCCGATCTGACGCAAGGGATTGGAGGGCAATAA
- a CDS encoding ABC transporter ATP-binding protein: MNAIELQGIHVVLDGKQVLNDIKLTIKQGDFMTFLGPSGCGKTTLLRTIAGLQKADAGTITISGREVANGETRFHMEPSKRRLSLVFQSYALWPHMTVYENVAFGLQVRKLAKAVVREKVEAALGKMRIAELAGRYPSELSGGQQQRVAIARAIVTEPDILLLDEPLSNLDAKLRVEMRAELKRLHQELNTTVIYVTHDQHEAMTLSTQVAVFFGGQIVQLDKPRELYKRPKTLQVAEFIGSAGMQMNRLEGVVRTDEEGLSWLETPVVLIPLATGENYSKPPQLTSDVSLPHPSHLAGGVSMDEGQEVVLTVRPEDIRLYEERRPGSIAMSVSAVFPSGAETLVQMDAAGMSLMARVIGESEYEPGTTLYAVLRQEQMNAYDKKTGIRMELQYANHNNEPGESTHEDRLSYSR; the protein is encoded by the coding sequence ATGAACGCAATCGAGCTGCAGGGCATCCACGTTGTTTTGGATGGGAAGCAGGTTCTTAACGATATTAAATTAACGATTAAGCAGGGGGACTTCATGACTTTCCTCGGGCCATCCGGCTGCGGCAAAACCACGCTGCTCCGCACCATCGCCGGCCTGCAAAAGGCCGACGCCGGAACTATCACGATCAGCGGACGCGAAGTCGCAAACGGCGAGACACGGTTCCATATGGAGCCGTCGAAGCGCAGGCTGAGCCTGGTCTTCCAGAGCTATGCGTTGTGGCCGCATATGACTGTATACGAAAATGTCGCCTTTGGCCTTCAAGTCCGGAAGCTGGCGAAGGCGGTTGTGCGGGAGAAAGTCGAGGCGGCGCTAGGCAAAATGCGCATCGCCGAGCTTGCCGGCCGCTACCCAAGCGAGCTGTCCGGCGGACAACAGCAGCGCGTCGCCATCGCCCGCGCTATCGTCACCGAGCCGGATATTCTCCTGCTCGATGAGCCGCTGTCGAACCTCGATGCCAAGCTGCGCGTCGAGATGCGCGCCGAGCTGAAGCGGCTCCATCAGGAACTGAACACAACGGTCATCTACGTCACGCATGACCAGCATGAGGCGATGACGTTGTCGACGCAGGTCGCGGTCTTTTTCGGCGGGCAGATTGTCCAGTTGGATAAACCTCGGGAGCTCTATAAGCGTCCAAAAACGCTTCAAGTCGCCGAGTTTATCGGAAGCGCGGGGATGCAGATGAACCGGCTGGAGGGAGTTGTGCGTACAGATGAGGAAGGACTAAGCTGGCTGGAGACGCCAGTGGTGTTGATTCCTCTTGCTACGGGTGAGAATTACTCCAAACCTCCTCAACTCACCAGTGATGTCAGCCTCCCCCATCCTTCACACCTCGCGGGAGGCGTAAGCATGGACGAAGGACAGGAAGTGGTGCTTACCGTCAGGCCGGAAGATATCCGGCTGTACGAGGAACGCCGTCCGGGGAGTATCGCGATGTCGGTGTCAGCGGTATTCCCGTCCGGCGCGGAGACGCTTGTCCAGATGGACGCCGCAGGCATGTCCTTAATGGCCCGTGTCATCGGCGAATCCGAATACGAGCCAGGCACCACCTTATACGCGGTACTTCGCCAGGAGCAGATGAATGCTTACGATAAGAAGACAGGTATCCGAATGGAATTACAATATGCGAATCACAACAACGAACCGGGGGAATCCACTCATGAAGATCGACTTTCATATTCACGTTAA
- a CDS encoding PHP-associated domain-containing protein, with the protein MKIDFHIHVKLSKKTNFEIEHFNSMINEAKAQGLNAITLTEHFNTHRFEDVYGTLDKMYPCNNHYYNVDGFKLFTGMEVDVAEGGHILVSGPKDKLLEVRAVLEDHLTADRFIGLERLFELCHPRGLMVIGGHPFRESNHLYHIDKELLKRFDAFDLNGKDLHEIGIQENIAKVLTLGAELGVPVIAGSDAHQMFQVGCVYNQFEGDFETVAELREAIRDGAYKRVISPSLDLQVRAANYVKKLLKKKVEVVV; encoded by the coding sequence ATGAAGATCGACTTTCATATTCACGTTAAACTTTCGAAGAAAACCAATTTTGAAATCGAGCATTTTAATAGCATGATCAATGAAGCGAAGGCCCAAGGCCTTAACGCGATTACGTTGACCGAGCATTTCAACACGCACCGCTTCGAGGACGTATACGGCACGCTCGATAAGATGTATCCTTGCAACAATCACTATTACAATGTCGACGGATTCAAGCTGTTCACCGGCATGGAGGTTGACGTAGCCGAAGGCGGCCATATCCTCGTCAGCGGTCCAAAGGATAAGCTGCTCGAAGTACGCGCCGTGCTGGAGGATCACCTGACTGCGGATCGTTTTATCGGGTTGGAGCGCTTGTTTGAGTTGTGCCACCCGCGCGGTCTGATGGTCATCGGCGGACATCCGTTCCGCGAATCCAATCATCTCTACCATATCGACAAGGAGCTGCTCAAGCGGTTCGATGCGTTTGACCTGAACGGCAAAGACCTGCATGAGATCGGCATCCAGGAAAATATCGCGAAGGTCCTGACGCTTGGCGCGGAGCTAGGAGTTCCGGTTATCGCGGGAAGCGACGCGCACCAGATGTTCCAGGTGGGCTGCGTATATAACCAGTTCGAAGGAGATTTCGAGACCGTAGCCGAGCTGAGGGAAGCGATCCGTGACGGAGCGTACAAGCGCGTGATCTCGCCTAGTCTCGATCTGCAGGTGCGTGCGGCAAATTACGTGAAGAAGCTGCTGAAGAAGAAAGTCGAAGTTGTAGTTTAA
- a CDS encoding MurR/RpiR family transcriptional regulator, translating into MMQFEHAKLTRGHQRIADYISKNMDDVPFMIEEDIAAACGVSVSTVSRFWAEVGSKNLKEFKQRVKDEVLLSPARKLQSAFDKVGGDSGAAANVLSVADYLQQSADRIDQAAFDAAAAMLAGAGTVHIYGPGSAECLTALMDFRLSRFGADVRRLDRGGHELFESMVPIRPEDVIVIFGFVSESPEMAVLLDFARERGCRTLLITDLAVSPMLAKADISLFTARGQLWEFHSMVAPIAVIEALIVAVGKEWEQAALAGSEELHRLRRKYAKLLPKRV; encoded by the coding sequence ATGATGCAATTTGAACATGCAAAGCTCACTCGCGGTCACCAAAGGATCGCGGATTATATAAGCAAGAACATGGACGATGTCCCGTTTATGATAGAAGAAGATATCGCAGCGGCATGCGGCGTGAGCGTCTCCACCGTCTCTCGCTTCTGGGCCGAGGTCGGCTCGAAGAACCTGAAGGAATTCAAGCAGCGCGTCAAAGACGAGGTGCTGCTTTCTCCTGCTCGGAAGCTGCAGTCTGCTTTTGATAAGGTTGGCGGAGATAGCGGTGCTGCCGCAAATGTACTGAGCGTAGCAGACTACCTGCAACAGTCCGCTGATCGTATCGATCAGGCGGCTTTTGATGCTGCGGCGGCGATGCTAGCAGGAGCGGGAACCGTACATATCTACGGTCCCGGTTCTGCTGAATGCTTAACCGCGTTAATGGACTTCCGTCTCTCGCGCTTCGGTGCCGACGTTCGCCGCCTGGACCGCGGCGGGCATGAGCTATTCGAGAGCATGGTGCCGATCCGTCCGGAGGACGTCATCGTCATCTTCGGCTTCGTCTCCGAATCCCCTGAGATGGCCGTGTTATTGGATTTCGCTCGTGAACGCGGCTGCCGTACGCTACTCATCACCGACCTTGCCGTCAGCCCCATGCTCGCCAAAGCCGACATCTCCCTCTTCACCGCCCGCGGCCAGCTCTGGGAGTTCCACTCGATGGTAGCTCCGATCGCTGTCATCGAAGCGCTGATCGTCGCAGTGGGGAAAGAGTGGGAGCAAGCTGCGCTTGCTGGGAGCGAGGAGCTGCATCGGTTGAGAAGGAAGTATGCGAAGTTGTTGCCGAAGCGGGTTTGA
- a CDS encoding AAA family ATPase: protein MNQIFLPELKRIEIKNFSLYKKDIHFEFIHGVNLIVGGNGVGKTTFINLIKYGLIGLYKKELDVRTYKSEKRLVREQYSQFYFKNRMYDEELYKNEDAEVILTFNINKTQFVVTRGLNEIILKKVIVIENNSSFELDGIPIRQDKYEKLDEDDRKNFLQGRYEELVSSKSNINDFNDLIFFVNQILFFDEDRKTIIWEPLIQERLSSKYFNDPRLDEEFQEAKRQAKYHDSISRHKSEDIRAISKIVKRLEGETNDTQINGLNEINKLKKKLDKANELLNDIQTERKGYEIKISICVNQRVNHNRKAKELEKQIKEEESSLYRKIWGTRNPNYNIYYDNLKMLHLCPMCNQNVTEEHLTEENECFLCHQSITTEVEIPTNVKEMKLELEKLLLLSQSCEKEIYNLENELRKMDSEYNKLKREVFELQSKVRELDHKMYSNNERSDESFTYTAMMAELDELEREKQENVQLSDKYNHLADEIIQRIESNLSDITKELSGIFSDFAGDFLGVDCRLTFDNLIKKEVKMYIPVIGDKVRLDPLELSESQRFFTDQAFRMSLLNYFYTTPSFFVCETPDSSLDVSYEANAAQIFLKYLQQPNTLIVTSNLNNSEFLDLIIQRSTQISFLNLLEYGKPSIIQKNSDILLGISKRIEEKINAKKTY from the coding sequence ATGAATCAAATTTTCCTTCCGGAACTAAAAAGAATTGAGATTAAGAATTTTTCTTTATATAAGAAGGATATACATTTTGAATTTATTCATGGAGTAAATTTGATAGTTGGAGGAAACGGAGTTGGAAAAACAACTTTTATTAATTTAATTAAGTATGGATTAATAGGTTTATACAAAAAAGAACTGGATGTTAGAACTTACAAAAGTGAAAAGAGGCTTGTCAGGGAACAATACTCACAATTCTACTTTAAAAATAGAATGTATGATGAGGAATTGTATAAGAATGAAGATGCTGAAGTAATTCTAACCTTTAACATTAATAAGACTCAATTTGTAGTAACTAGAGGATTAAATGAAATAATTTTAAAAAAAGTTATAGTGATAGAAAACAATAGTAGTTTTGAATTAGATGGTATACCAATTAGACAAGATAAGTATGAAAAGCTAGACGAGGATGATAGAAAGAATTTTTTGCAGGGTAGATATGAGGAATTAGTTTCAAGTAAATCAAATATTAATGATTTTAATGATTTAATCTTTTTTGTGAATCAAATTCTTTTTTTTGATGAAGATAGAAAAACAATTATTTGGGAGCCATTAATTCAAGAAAGACTCTCAAGCAAGTATTTCAATGATCCAAGATTGGATGAAGAATTTCAAGAAGCAAAAAGACAAGCGAAGTATCATGATAGTATTTCGAGGCACAAATCTGAGGATATACGGGCAATCAGTAAAATCGTTAAGAGATTAGAAGGGGAAACTAATGATACCCAAATAAATGGACTAAATGAAATAAATAAACTGAAGAAAAAATTGGATAAGGCAAATGAGTTATTAAATGATATTCAAACAGAAAGAAAGGGTTATGAAATAAAAATAAGCATTTGCGTTAATCAACGTGTAAATCATAATAGAAAAGCCAAAGAATTAGAGAAACAAATTAAAGAAGAGGAGTCAAGTTTATATCGTAAAATTTGGGGAACAAGGAATCCAAATTATAATATCTATTATGATAATCTAAAGATGCTTCACTTATGCCCTATGTGTAATCAAAATGTTACAGAAGAGCATCTAACTGAAGAAAATGAATGTTTTTTATGCCATCAAAGTATTACGACAGAAGTGGAAATTCCTACAAATGTAAAAGAAATGAAATTAGAACTTGAAAAACTACTTTTACTATCTCAAAGTTGTGAGAAAGAAATATATAATTTAGAAAATGAGTTACGTAAGATGGACAGTGAATACAATAAACTAAAAAGAGAGGTTTTTGAACTTCAATCAAAGGTAAGGGAACTAGATCATAAGATGTATAGTAATAATGAAAGGTCAGATGAATCTTTCACATATACAGCAATGATGGCTGAATTGGATGAATTAGAGAGAGAAAAGCAAGAAAATGTGCAACTGAGCGATAAGTATAATCACTTAGCTGATGAAATAATTCAGAGAATTGAAAGTAATTTGTCGGATATTACTAAAGAATTATCTGGGATATTTTCTGATTTTGCGGGTGATTTTTTAGGAGTAGACTGTAGACTGACTTTTGATAACTTAATTAAAAAAGAAGTGAAAATGTACATTCCGGTTATTGGGGATAAAGTACGATTAGATCCGTTAGAGTTATCAGAATCGCAAAGATTCTTTACTGATCAAGCATTTAGGATGAGCTTGCTAAATTATTTCTATACAACACCTTCATTTTTTGTTTGTGAGACTCCTGATAGTAGTTTGGATGTTTCATACGAAGCAAACGCAGCACAAATTTTCTTGAAATACTTGCAACAACCGAATACTCTAATTGTTACTTCCAACCTCAATAATAGTGAGTTTCTTGATTTAATTATTCAGCGATCAACTCAAATAAGTTTTTTGAATTTACTTGAATATGGAAAACCCTCAATTATACAAAAAAATAGTGATATATTATTAGGGATTTCAAAAAGAATTGAGGAGAAGATAAATGCAAAAAAAACCTATTGA